From a single Silene latifolia isolate original U9 population chromosome 6, ASM4854445v1, whole genome shotgun sequence genomic region:
- the LOC141588780 gene encoding uncharacterized protein LOC141588780, translating into MTKEDGIPSSSSKTPLHPVYTVTNIQNKVRVLDGTKVTYASWVRLFKVHALGHDVLSHIDGTDAPAKTHESYASWVKIDAHVLQWIYGTLSDELLPRVLEDESTAREAWLRVENIFNNNKGARATALKAEFNAIRLENFPSLEAYWQRLRELAGMLKDVDAADSDRRLVIQLVRGLPSEYDTVASYINQITPSFETARSMLELELHRKSSRDEPAMALAALAAPPPE; encoded by the coding sequence atgactaAAGAGGACGGCataccctcctcctcctcaaaaACTCCCCTCCATCCCGTGTATacagtcaccaatatccaaaataaggTTCGTGTTCTCGACGGCACGAAAGTCACATACGCATCTTGGGTTCGCCTCTTCAAGGTACATGCTTTGGGTCACGATGTTTTGTCTCACATAGACGGAACCGATGCCCCCGCTAAAACTCATGAGTCTTATGCCTCGTGGGTGAAGATTGATGCACATGTGCTCCAATGGATATACGGTACCCTCAGCGACGAACTCCTACCACGTGTGTTAGAAGACGAATCTACTGCTCGCGAAGCTTGGCTACGGGTGGAGAACATCTTCAACAATAATAAAGGGGCTCGTGCTACTGCTCTTAAGGCCGAGTTCAATGCGATCCGTCTCGAGAATTTTCCATCACTTGAGGCATACTGGCAACGCCTCCGTGAATTGGCCGGGATGCTCAAAGATGTCGACGCCGCCGACTCTGACCGTCGCCTTGTCATTCAACTGGTACGTGGCCTACCTAGTGAATATGACACCGTCGCATCATATATTAATCAGATTACCCCTAGTTTTGAAACTGCTCGTAGCATGTTAGAATTAGAATTGCATCGTAAATCGAGCCGTGATGAGCCTGCCATGGCTCTAGCCGCACTGGCTGCCCCTCCCCCTGAATAG